A section of the Serratia liquefaciens ATCC 27592 genome encodes:
- the udp gene encoding uridine phosphorylase codes for MSQSDVFHLGLTKNDLQGAQLAIVPGDPQRVEKIAKLMENPVHLASHREFTSWRAELDGKAVIVCSTGIGGPSTSIAVEELAQLGIRTFLRIGTTGAIQSDINVGDVLVTTAAVRLDGASLHFAPMEFPAVADFACTTALVEAAKAAGATTHIGVTASSDTFYPGQERYDTFSGRVVSRFKGSMEEWQSMGVMNYEMESATLLTMCASQGLRAGMVAGVIVNRTQQEIPNAETMKNTESKAVQIVVDAARRLL; via the coding sequence ATGTCTCAATCTGACGTTTTCCATCTCGGCCTGACCAAAAACGATTTACAAGGGGCCCAGCTTGCCATCGTTCCTGGCGATCCGCAGCGCGTAGAGAAAATTGCCAAGCTGATGGAAAATCCGGTGCACCTGGCTTCCCATCGTGAATTCACCTCCTGGCGTGCAGAGCTGGACGGCAAGGCAGTGATCGTCTGTTCCACCGGTATCGGCGGTCCTTCGACGTCTATCGCGGTTGAAGAGCTGGCACAGCTGGGTATCCGCACCTTCCTGCGTATCGGCACCACCGGTGCGATCCAGTCAGACATCAATGTAGGTGACGTTCTGGTCACCACCGCGGCGGTTCGTCTGGACGGTGCCAGCCTGCACTTCGCGCCGATGGAGTTCCCGGCGGTGGCCGACTTCGCCTGTACTACCGCACTGGTCGAAGCTGCCAAGGCAGCAGGCGCGACCACGCACATCGGCGTAACCGCGTCTTCCGACACCTTCTATCCAGGCCAGGAACGTTACGATACCTTCTCCGGGCGCGTCGTTAGCCGTTTCAAAGGCTCGATGGAAGAATGGCAATCGATGGGCGTGATGAACTATGAAATGGAATCCGCCACGTTGCTGACCATGTGTGCCAGCCAGGGCCTGCGTGCCGGTATGGTTGCCGGTGTGATCGTTAACCGTACCCAGCAGGAAATTCCGAACGCGGAAACAATGAAAAACACCGAGAGCAAAGCGGTGCAGATTGTGGTTGATGCGGCGCGTCGCCTGCTGTAA
- a CDS encoding tyrosine-protein phosphatase, with product MTAQILLHPSLAPLDGGINFRDLGGNSVADGRRIKRGLLFRSGSLERLTENDCAFLAGVPVRSVLDYRDPDEVQAKPDILWQGADYHHFPANPLSNEVNANLEKLTSETLAGFDARAFMLELYRRLPFGNPAYQQLTQLLSHTDNGAIVQHCAVGKDRTGVGSALVLFALGADEATVVEDYLLTETTLATFREQMLDQLSIRLSDSALGQFAYVLSAREEFLMTALGCIRDQYGSTDRWLEVEYGLGQSQRAALQAFYLE from the coding sequence ATGACCGCCCAGATCCTGCTTCATCCTTCATTGGCACCGCTTGATGGCGGCATTAACTTTCGCGATCTCGGTGGTAACAGCGTTGCTGATGGCCGCCGCATCAAGCGAGGATTACTGTTCCGTTCCGGGTCGCTGGAGCGCTTGACGGAAAACGACTGCGCCTTCCTGGCCGGCGTGCCGGTGCGATCGGTACTGGATTACCGCGATCCCGATGAAGTGCAGGCCAAGCCCGATATCCTGTGGCAGGGCGCGGATTACCACCATTTTCCTGCTAACCCGTTGAGCAATGAGGTTAATGCCAACCTGGAAAAACTGACCAGCGAAACGCTGGCCGGTTTCGATGCGCGGGCGTTTATGCTGGAGTTATATCGCCGACTGCCGTTCGGCAATCCGGCCTACCAACAGTTGACTCAGTTGCTGAGCCATACCGACAACGGTGCTATCGTCCAGCACTGTGCAGTCGGTAAGGACCGCACGGGGGTCGGATCGGCGTTGGTATTGTTCGCACTGGGTGCCGATGAGGCGACGGTGGTGGAAGATTACCTGCTGACCGAAACCACGTTGGCGACCTTCCGTGAACAAATGTTGGATCAACTGTCGATTCGTTTAAGTGACTCGGCATTGGGGCAGTTTGCCTATGTGCTTAGCGCCCGAGAAGAGTTCCTGATGACTGCCCTGGGTTGCATCCGTGACCAATACGGTTCTACCGACCGTTGGCTGGAGGTGGAATACGGGCTGGGGCAAAGCCAGCGAGCAGCGCTACAGGCGTTCTACCTCGAGTAA
- a CDS encoding DedA family protein: protein MSLNDIIHWISETVRQHEGWAIPIIFFLAFGESLAFLSLLLPATVILLALGALIGESGIAFWPIWAAAAAGAFFGDWLSYWIGYHYQDRVAHMWPLSRNPQLLTRGHAFFERWGVLGIFIGRFFGPLRAVVPLVGGICGMPQRYFQVANITSAMIWAFGILAPGAFGIKWLSQWFG, encoded by the coding sequence TTGAGCCTCAATGACATTATCCACTGGATCAGCGAGACCGTGCGTCAGCACGAAGGCTGGGCCATCCCGATTATCTTCTTCCTGGCGTTTGGCGAATCGCTGGCGTTCCTGTCGCTGCTGTTGCCGGCCACGGTGATCTTGCTGGCGCTGGGTGCGCTGATTGGCGAAAGCGGCATTGCCTTTTGGCCTATCTGGGCCGCCGCCGCTGCGGGCGCTTTCTTTGGTGACTGGCTTTCTTACTGGATTGGCTACCACTATCAAGATCGTGTGGCGCACATGTGGCCGCTATCGCGTAATCCGCAGTTGCTGACGCGCGGGCATGCGTTTTTTGAGCGCTGGGGCGTGCTGGGCATTTTCATTGGCCGCTTCTTTGGTCCGTTGCGCGCCGTGGTCCCGCTGGTTGGTGGCATTTGCGGTATGCCCCAGCGTTATTTTCAGGTGGCGAATATTACTTCGGCGATGATCTGGGCGTTCGGCATTCTCGCGCCGGGAGCGTTTGGCATCAAGTGGTTAAGCCAGTGGTTTGGCTAA
- the rmuC gene encoding DNA recombination protein RmuC, translated as MDTSLVYGIGGVTVGLLLGWLIASLRVQQSHAQHETELRLLEQSLQQAQQETASRQETLLRNEQQMRQNDMELRNLHSQLAAGHEKLQQLNHWRNECELLNQELRAQREVNSAQEAELREVTIRLEETRMAAEEKQRLLINSEQRLTTQFENLANRIFEHSGRKVDEQNKQSLDRLLLPLREQLDGFRRQVQDSFGQEARERHTLTHEIRNLQQLNAQMAREAINLTKALKGDNKTQGNWGEVVLSRVLEASGLREGHEYETQVNVRLDHQSRMQPDVIVRLPQGKDVVIDAKMSLVAYERYFNSEDEVERETALSEHIASLRGHIRLLGRKDYQQLPGLRSLDYVLMFIPVEPAFLLAIDREPELISEALKHNIMLVSPTTLLVALRTITNLWRYEHQSQNAQRIADRAARLYDKMRLFVDDMSALGQSLDKAQGSYRQAMNKLSEGRGNLIGQTEGFRALGVEVKRPINPLLAQQASAQHDEEFEAAGEDDIDALPGAEDDDAAEQPRSASQA; from the coding sequence GTGGATACCAGTTTGGTTTACGGTATAGGCGGGGTGACGGTAGGCCTGCTGTTGGGCTGGTTAATCGCCAGCCTGAGGGTGCAGCAGTCCCATGCGCAGCATGAAACCGAGCTGCGGCTGCTGGAACAATCGCTGCAACAGGCGCAGCAGGAAACGGCATCCCGGCAAGAGACGCTCCTGCGCAATGAACAGCAAATGCGGCAGAACGATATGGAGCTGCGCAATTTGCACAGCCAGCTGGCTGCCGGGCACGAAAAGCTTCAGCAGCTTAATCACTGGCGCAACGAGTGCGAATTGTTGAACCAGGAACTGCGTGCCCAGCGTGAAGTGAACAGCGCCCAAGAAGCCGAGCTGCGTGAGGTGACCATCCGTCTGGAGGAAACCCGCATGGCGGCGGAAGAGAAGCAGCGCCTGTTGATCAATAGCGAGCAGCGTCTCACCACCCAGTTTGAAAATTTGGCCAACCGCATTTTTGAACACAGCGGTCGCAAGGTGGATGAGCAAAATAAGCAAAGTCTGGATCGTCTGCTGTTGCCGTTGCGTGAGCAACTGGACGGTTTTCGCCGCCAGGTGCAGGACAGTTTTGGCCAGGAAGCTCGCGAACGGCATACGCTGACCCACGAAATACGCAACCTGCAGCAGCTTAATGCGCAAATGGCGCGTGAGGCCATAAACCTGACCAAGGCCCTGAAAGGGGATAATAAAACCCAGGGTAATTGGGGCGAGGTGGTATTAAGTCGGGTGCTGGAAGCCTCGGGCCTGCGGGAAGGGCACGAATACGAAACGCAGGTCAACGTGCGGCTGGACCATCAGAGTCGGATGCAGCCCGACGTTATCGTGCGCCTGCCGCAGGGCAAGGACGTGGTGATCGATGCAAAAATGTCGCTGGTGGCCTATGAACGTTACTTCAACAGCGAAGATGAAGTGGAGCGTGAGACGGCGCTGAGTGAGCATATTGCCTCGCTACGTGGCCATATTCGTCTGCTGGGCCGTAAGGATTATCAGCAATTGCCCGGCCTGCGTTCGCTGGACTACGTGTTGATGTTTATACCGGTGGAGCCGGCTTTCCTTTTGGCCATAGACCGTGAGCCGGAGCTGATTAGCGAAGCGCTCAAGCACAACATTATGCTGGTGAGCCCAACCACCTTGCTGGTCGCCCTGCGCACCATCACCAACCTGTGGCGCTATGAACATCAGAGCCAGAATGCTCAACGCATTGCCGACCGGGCTGCGCGGCTGTATGACAAAATGCGGTTGTTCGTTGACGACATGTCGGCGCTTGGGCAGAGCCTGGACAAGGCTCAGGGGAGTTATCGCCAGGCGATGAACAAACTGAGTGAAGGCCGTGGTAATCTTATCGGCCAGACCGAGGGGTTCCGCGCGCTGGGGGTTGAGGTGAAAAGGCCTATCAACCCGCTGCTGGCCCAGCAGGCCAGCGCACAGCATGACGAAGAATTCGAGGCAGCGGGCGAAGATGACATTGACGCGCTGCCGGGGGCGGAGGATGACGACGCCGCAGAGCAACCACGCTCCGCATCGCAGGCATGA
- the ubiE gene encoding bifunctional demethylmenaquinone methyltransferase/2-methoxy-6-polyprenyl-1,4-benzoquinol methylase UbiE: MADQPQETTDFGFRTVARDEKQAMVADVFHSVAAKYDVMNDLMSFGIHRIWKRFTIDCSGVRRGQRVLDLAGGTGDLAAKFSRMVGEQGQVVLADINDSMLKMGREKLRDRGIVGNVSYVQANAEALPFPDNYFDCITISFGLRNVTDKDKALRSMFRVLKPGGRLLVLEFSKPLLAPLSKAYDAYSFHVLPKIGELVVKDPESYRYLAESIRMHPDQETLKGMMGAAGFDNVTYFNLTGGIVALHRGFKF, from the coding sequence ATGGCAGATCAACCGCAGGAAACCACCGATTTCGGTTTTCGCACCGTAGCTCGAGACGAAAAGCAGGCCATGGTGGCAGACGTTTTTCATTCGGTAGCGGCAAAGTATGACGTGATGAACGACCTGATGTCGTTTGGTATCCACCGTATCTGGAAGCGTTTTACCATTGATTGCAGCGGCGTGCGCCGTGGGCAGCGTGTGTTGGATCTGGCCGGTGGTACTGGTGATCTGGCCGCCAAGTTCTCCCGCATGGTCGGTGAGCAGGGGCAGGTGGTGCTGGCGGACATCAACGATTCCATGCTGAAAATGGGGCGCGAGAAGCTGCGGGACCGCGGCATTGTCGGCAACGTCAGCTATGTGCAGGCCAACGCCGAAGCGCTGCCGTTCCCGGACAACTATTTTGACTGCATCACCATCTCCTTCGGCCTGCGCAACGTCACTGACAAAGACAAGGCACTGCGCTCCATGTTCCGCGTGTTGAAACCGGGTGGCCGTTTGTTGGTGCTGGAGTTCTCCAAACCCTTGCTGGCCCCGTTGAGCAAGGCTTACGACGCTTATTCTTTCCACGTGTTGCCGAAAATCGGCGAACTGGTGGTGAAGGATCCAGAAAGCTACCGTTACCTCGCTGAGTCGATCCGCATGCATCCAGATCAGGAAACGCTGAAGGGTATGATGGGCGCTGCCGGGTTTGACAACGTGACCTATTTTAACCTGACCGGCGGTATTGTAGCCCTGCATCGCGGCTTCAAATTCTAA
- the ubiJ gene encoding ubiquinone biosynthesis protein UbiJ: protein MLLTPLLTGVLETSLNSLLFRDRSMKAARLRLAGKVLRIELQELASPLVLIFSEQRVDVLGQSDDTADCTVRSRISVLLKLRDRQQLSPLMRSGELIVEGDIQVVQQLVGLLDLAEWDPAEWLAPYIGDIAAQGVTQAFGKGANLLKKGLQRQQHYVAETLTEEWRVAPGPLEVVWFNEEVDATVRSAEALIARMDKLEGKR, encoded by the coding sequence ATGCTGTTAACCCCTTTGTTGACCGGCGTGCTGGAAACATCGCTCAATAGCCTGCTGTTCCGCGATCGCAGCATGAAGGCTGCGCGTCTTCGCCTGGCTGGCAAGGTGCTGCGCATAGAGTTGCAGGAGCTTGCTTCGCCGTTGGTACTGATCTTCAGTGAGCAGCGAGTCGATGTGCTTGGTCAGTCTGACGATACCGCCGACTGCACGGTGCGCAGCCGCATATCGGTACTGCTGAAACTGCGGGACCGCCAACAGCTTTCGCCCTTGATGCGCAGCGGCGAGCTGATTGTTGAAGGTGATATTCAGGTGGTACAGCAGTTGGTTGGTCTGCTTGACCTTGCTGAGTGGGACCCGGCGGAATGGCTGGCGCCTTATATCGGCGATATTGCCGCACAAGGCGTCACTCAGGCGTTCGGCAAGGGCGCGAATTTGCTGAAGAAAGGCTTGCAGCGTCAACAGCATTACGTGGCCGAAACCCTGACGGAAGAGTGGCGTGTGGCTCCTGGCCCGCTGGAAGTGGTGTGGTTTAACGAAGAAGTTGACGCCACCGTTCGCAGTGCCGAAGCGCTGATTGCTCGCATGGACAAGTTGGAGGGTAAACGATGA
- the ubiB gene encoding ubiquinone biosynthesis regulatory protein kinase UbiB produces the protein MTPGELRRLYLIVRVFLSYGLDELIPKMRLTLPLRFGRRLLFWMPNRHADKPLGERLRLALQELGPVWIKFGQMMSTRRDLFPPQIADQLTLLQDRVAPFDGALARKHIELAMGGPLETWFDDFDQQALASASIAQVHTARLKTTGQEVVLKVIRPDIGPIIKADVRLMYRLAAWVPKLMPDGRRLRPREVVREYEKTLLDELNLLREAANAIQLRRNFDGSPMLYVPEVYSDYCRESVLVMERIYGIPVSDIPTLEKQGTNMKLLAERGVQVFFTQVFRDSFFHADMHPGNIFVSYEHPEDPCYIGIDCGIVGSLNKDDKRYLAENFIAFFNRDYRKVAELHVDSGWVPRDTNVEDFEFAIRTVCEPIFEKPLSEISFGNVLLNLFNTARRFNMEVQPQLVLLQKTLLYVEGLGRQLYPQLDLWTTAKPFLESWMRDQVGIPAVIRALKEKAPFWAEKLPELPELFYDSLQQHKLLQQSVDKLTNQMQAQRVRQGQSRYLFGVGATLLVSGTILLLGDVEVFPAWLMAAGIVSWVIGWKRTT, from the coding sequence ATGACCCCTGGCGAACTACGCCGCCTGTATTTGATCGTCCGCGTTTTCCTCAGTTATGGCCTGGATGAACTGATCCCCAAGATGCGTTTGACGTTGCCGTTGCGCTTTGGCCGACGTCTGCTGTTTTGGATGCCAAACCGCCACGCGGATAAACCGCTGGGGGAGCGTCTGCGGCTGGCCTTGCAGGAACTGGGGCCGGTATGGATTAAGTTTGGTCAGATGATGTCTACCCGTCGTGACCTGTTCCCGCCACAGATTGCCGATCAACTGACGTTGCTGCAGGACAGGGTTGCCCCCTTCGACGGCGCCCTGGCGCGCAAGCATATCGAATTGGCGATGGGCGGCCCACTGGAAACCTGGTTCGATGATTTTGACCAACAGGCGCTTGCTTCGGCATCCATAGCTCAGGTCCATACCGCACGGCTGAAAACCACCGGGCAGGAAGTGGTGCTGAAGGTGATCCGGCCGGATATCGGGCCGATCATCAAGGCCGACGTTCGCCTGATGTATCGTCTGGCGGCCTGGGTGCCAAAACTGATGCCGGACGGTCGCCGTTTGCGCCCGCGTGAAGTGGTGCGCGAATATGAAAAGACCTTGCTGGACGAACTGAACCTGTTGCGCGAAGCGGCCAACGCCATTCAACTGCGCCGTAATTTCGACGGCAGCCCGATGCTGTATGTGCCCGAGGTGTATTCCGATTACTGCCGCGAAAGCGTGTTGGTGATGGAGCGTATCTACGGCATCCCAGTTTCGGATATTCCTACGTTGGAGAAGCAGGGCACCAACATGAAATTGTTGGCCGAACGCGGGGTACAGGTGTTCTTTACCCAGGTCTTCCGCGACAGCTTCTTCCATGCGGACATGCATCCCGGCAATATCTTTGTCAGCTATGAGCATCCTGAAGATCCCTGCTACATCGGCATTGACTGCGGTATTGTCGGTTCGCTGAACAAAGATGATAAGCGTTATCTGGCGGAAAATTTTATCGCCTTCTTCAACCGCGACTACCGTAAGGTGGCAGAGTTGCATGTTGATTCAGGCTGGGTACCGCGAGATACCAACGTGGAGGATTTCGAGTTCGCTATCCGCACCGTGTGCGAGCCTATTTTCGAAAAACCGCTGTCGGAAATTTCGTTCGGCAACGTCTTGTTAAATCTGTTCAACACCGCGCGCCGTTTCAATATGGAAGTACAACCCCAACTGGTGTTATTGCAGAAGACCTTACTGTATGTTGAAGGTCTGGGACGCCAGCTCTATCCGCAGTTGGATCTGTGGACTACCGCCAAGCCTTTCCTGGAAAGTTGGATGCGCGATCAGGTCGGTATTCCGGCGGTGATCCGGGCACTGAAAGAAAAAGCGCCGTTTTGGGCGGAGAAACTGCCCGAATTGCCTGAATTATTTTACGATAGCCTGCAGCAACATAAGCTGTTGCAACAAAGCGTTGATAAGCTGACCAATCAGATGCAGGCTCAGCGCGTTCGCCAAGGGCAATCACGTTATTTGTTCGGCGTTGGCGCTACACTGTTAGTAAGCGGTACGATTTTGCTGTTGGGGGACGTCGAGGTGTTTCCCGCATGGCTGATGGCCGCCGGCATCGTATCCTGGGTGATTGGCTGGAAGCGAACCACCTGA
- the tatA gene encoding Sec-independent protein translocase subunit TatA, translating into MGGISITQLLIIAVIVVLLFGTKKLRTLGSDLGASIKGFKKAIGDDNTPPTNTAEKSSLDDADFTAKPITDKQPEVKAEESKNKEQV; encoded by the coding sequence ATGGGCGGTATTAGTATTACGCAATTGTTGATCATCGCAGTGATCGTGGTGCTGCTGTTTGGTACCAAAAAACTCCGTACTCTGGGGTCTGATCTCGGTGCATCAATCAAGGGCTTCAAAAAGGCGATCGGCGATGACAACACGCCGCCGACCAACACGGCTGAGAAAAGCAGCCTGGATGACGCTGACTTCACGGCCAAGCCTATTACCGATAAGCAGCCGGAAGTGAAAGCGGAAGAGTCGAAGAACAAAGAGCAGGTATAA
- the tatB gene encoding Sec-independent protein translocase protein TatB, which produces MFDIGFSELLLVLVIGLVVLGPERLPVAVRTVSGWIRALRSLAASVQNELSQELKLQELQDSLKKVEKAGMQNLSPELKASMDELKDAAESLKRSYQGDSGTKIEPAHTIHNPLVTDPEAIHDGVTPAEAAAVASSPAAVPEPVVTATPQAAQPVIAPVKQPVEPAVQVTPEPVVDKTPASHQPSGDR; this is translated from the coding sequence GTGTTTGACATTGGGTTTAGTGAACTGCTGCTGGTTCTGGTGATTGGCCTGGTGGTACTCGGGCCAGAACGGTTGCCGGTAGCGGTAAGAACAGTTTCGGGCTGGATCCGCGCGCTGCGTTCGCTTGCGGCTTCGGTGCAGAACGAACTTTCTCAGGAACTGAAGCTGCAGGAACTGCAGGACAGCCTGAAAAAGGTAGAGAAGGCCGGCATGCAGAATTTGTCGCCGGAGCTGAAGGCGTCAATGGATGAGCTGAAAGACGCAGCGGAATCGCTGAAACGCTCTTATCAGGGCGACAGTGGCACCAAAATCGAACCTGCGCACACCATCCATAACCCTCTGGTCACAGACCCGGAAGCCATTCATGACGGCGTGACGCCGGCGGAAGCCGCGGCCGTAGCATCCTCTCCGGCTGCAGTGCCGGAGCCGGTTGTAACGGCAACGCCGCAGGCTGCGCAGCCGGTCATTGCACCGGTGAAACAACCGGTCGAGCCGGCTGTTCAGGTAACCCCAGAACCTGTTGTGGATAAAACCCCAGCGTCTCACCAACCTAGTGGCGATCGTTAA
- the tatC gene encoding Sec-independent protein translocase subunit TatC, translated as MAVEDTQPLISHLIELRKRLLNSIISILAIFLVLVFFANDIYQLVSAPLIKQLPAGASMIATDVASPFFTPIKLTMIVSVFVSAPVILYQVWSFIAPALYKHERRLMMPLLVSSSLLFYLGMAFAYFIVFPLAFGFFAKTAPAGVMIATDINNYLDFVMALFMAFGVAFEVPVAIILLCWSGVTSPEDLKKKRPYVLVGAFVVGMLLTPPDVFSQTLLAIPMYLLFEVGVFFARFYTGKRRPQPEEEDEGDEPPEP; from the coding sequence ATGGCTGTTGAAGATACCCAACCCCTTATCAGTCATCTGATAGAACTGCGTAAGCGGTTGTTAAACTCGATTATCAGCATACTGGCGATTTTCCTGGTGCTGGTTTTTTTCGCCAATGATATTTATCAACTGGTGTCCGCGCCGCTGATCAAGCAGTTGCCTGCCGGGGCGAGCATGATCGCCACAGACGTGGCCTCACCTTTCTTTACCCCGATCAAATTGACGATGATCGTCTCGGTGTTCGTGTCCGCACCGGTTATCTTGTATCAGGTCTGGTCCTTCATCGCGCCGGCGTTGTATAAGCATGAACGTCGCCTGATGATGCCTTTACTGGTCTCCAGCAGCCTGCTGTTTTATCTCGGCATGGCCTTTGCCTACTTTATCGTCTTCCCGCTGGCGTTCGGCTTTTTTGCCAAAACCGCGCCGGCCGGGGTGATGATTGCCACCGACATCAATAACTATCTCGACTTCGTCATGGCGCTGTTTATGGCGTTTGGCGTGGCGTTTGAGGTGCCGGTTGCCATTATTTTGCTGTGCTGGAGTGGCGTCACCTCACCGGAAGATCTGAAAAAGAAACGTCCTTACGTTCTGGTCGGGGCTTTCGTGGTCGGCATGCTTCTGACCCCGCCGGATGTGTTCTCGCAAACCCTGCTGGCCATTCCGATGTATCTGTTGTTTGAAGTGGGCGTGTTCTTTGCCCGTTTCTACACCGGTAAACGTCGTCCGCAACCGGAAGAAGAAGACGAGGGTGACGAACCCCCGGAACCTTAA
- the tatD gene encoding 3'-5' ssDNA/RNA exonuclease TatD: MFDIGVNLTSSQFAKDGPAVLDRARAAGVTGLLITGTDLQESQAACELAQQHPGYCWSTAGVHPHQASSWNEQTAERIRELASQQQVVAIGECGLDFNRNFSTPEQQERAFSAQLALAAELEMPVFLHCRDAHARFAALLTPWLDKLPAAVVHCFTGTAEELESCLSLGLSIGITGWVCDERRGLELRALLPQIPAERLLLETDAPYLLPRDLHPKPASRRNEPCFLPHIVRQVATWRQEDPEWLGQKTDENARRLFRLE, from the coding sequence ATGTTTGATATTGGCGTAAACCTCACCAGTTCACAGTTTGCCAAAGACGGCCCAGCGGTGCTGGATCGCGCACGAGCCGCAGGTGTGACAGGGCTATTGATTACCGGTACTGATTTGCAGGAAAGCCAGGCTGCTTGTGAACTGGCGCAGCAGCATCCTGGTTATTGCTGGTCCACCGCCGGTGTGCATCCCCATCAGGCCAGCAGTTGGAATGAGCAGACCGCGGAGCGGATCCGCGAGTTGGCCTCGCAGCAGCAGGTCGTAGCGATAGGTGAATGCGGGCTGGACTTTAACCGTAACTTTTCTACCCCAGAGCAGCAGGAGAGGGCATTCAGCGCCCAGCTGGCGCTGGCGGCGGAGCTGGAGATGCCGGTTTTTCTTCACTGCCGTGATGCGCACGCACGTTTTGCCGCACTGTTGACGCCGTGGTTGGATAAACTGCCCGCGGCTGTGGTGCACTGTTTTACCGGCACCGCCGAAGAATTAGAAAGTTGCTTGTCGCTGGGCCTGTCGATCGGGATTACCGGTTGGGTCTGTGATGAGCGACGTGGCCTGGAGTTGCGTGCATTGCTGCCGCAGATCCCGGCCGAACGTCTGTTGTTGGAAACCGACGCACCCTATCTGTTGCCCCGGGATTTACATCCGAAACCTGCATCTCGCCGCAACGAACCCTGTTTTTTGCCTCATATCGTCCGGCAGGTGGCTACCTGGCGACAAGAAGATCCCGAATGGCTGGGGCAGAAAACCGATGAGAACGCCCGCCGGCTATTCCGGCTGGAATGA
- the hemB gene encoding porphobilinogen synthase — protein sequence MSYAFPGTFPGRRMRRVRRHDFSRRLVAENQLTVNDLIYPVFVMEGSNRQEAVASMPGVSRMSIDLLIKEAEAIAKLGVPVISLFPVIEPGLKSLHAEEAYNPEGLVQRTVRALKDAVPELGILTDVALDPYTTHGQDGVIDEQGYVINDITKEILVRQALSHAEAGAEIVAPSDMMDGRIGAIRDRLEHQGLVNTQIMAYSAKYASCYYGPFRDALGSSGNLKGGNKKTYQMDPANSDEALQEIAQDLQEGADMVMVKPGMPYLDVVRRVKDTFGVPTFAYQVSGEYAMHMAAIQNGWLQEQPAVMESLMCFKRAGADGVLTYFAKRVAQWMHDEAMQR from the coding sequence ATGAGCTATGCATTTCCGGGTACCTTCCCGGGTCGCCGTATGCGCCGTGTGCGCCGTCACGATTTCAGCCGCCGCCTGGTGGCCGAGAACCAACTGACGGTTAACGACCTGATTTATCCGGTATTTGTCATGGAAGGCAGTAACCGTCAGGAAGCGGTGGCATCGATGCCCGGCGTATCGCGCATGAGCATCGATCTGCTGATCAAAGAAGCGGAAGCTATCGCCAAACTTGGCGTGCCGGTGATCTCCCTGTTCCCGGTGATTGAACCTGGCCTGAAGTCACTGCATGCGGAAGAAGCTTATAACCCGGAAGGTCTGGTACAGCGTACGGTGCGTGCACTGAAAGACGCGGTGCCTGAGCTGGGTATTCTGACGGACGTGGCGCTCGATCCCTACACCACTCACGGTCAGGACGGCGTTATCGACGAACAAGGTTATGTCATTAACGACATCACCAAAGAGATCCTGGTTCGTCAGGCGCTGTCTCACGCGGAAGCCGGAGCAGAGATCGTGGCACCCAGTGACATGATGGACGGCCGTATCGGCGCGATCCGCGATCGCCTGGAACATCAGGGCCTGGTGAATACTCAAATCATGGCTTACTCCGCCAAATATGCGTCTTGCTACTATGGCCCGTTCCGCGATGCGCTCGGTTCCAGCGGTAATCTGAAAGGCGGCAACAAGAAAACCTATCAGATGGACCCGGCCAACAGCGACGAAGCGCTGCAGGAGATCGCACAGGACCTGCAGGAAGGTGCGGATATGGTGATGGTGAAGCCTGGTATGCCGTATCTCGATGTAGTGCGTCGGGTGAAGGATACCTTTGGCGTGCCGACTTTCGCCTATCAGGTTTCCGGTGAGTATGCGATGCACATGGCGGCGATTCAAAATGGTTGGTTGCAGGAGCAACCGGCGGTGATGGAATCGCTGATGTGCTTTAAGCGTGCCGGCGCCGATGGCGTACTGACCTACTTCGCCAAGCGAGTCGCTCAGTGGATGCATGACGAAGCGATGCAGCGCTAA